A genome region from Oncorhynchus masou masou isolate Uvic2021 chromosome 14, UVic_Omas_1.1, whole genome shotgun sequence includes the following:
- the LOC135554638 gene encoding ankyrin repeat domain-containing protein 40-like codes for MSTTSLDKELQERLREASAIGDIDEVRILVESGVNVNSQNEINGWTCLHWACKRNHKPVVSYLLNSGADQEILTAKDELAVQLTSKPEIRRLLGVEEEEVPEIKEPELPIIPNYLSNPPFMYSKMDNKAELILAQLTQNGNGDHSSDDPHSDSASLSPTHEQQLPQQPQSLLSDTPSPREGAFIPLAQQNGVSPSPASSLTVNGGLPMDISMEPHLVNHGEYPHSVAHNGAVCSPPLPSPSPSTTSSSSQAQVANANPSMTRQQSLPQQLNCGQGAGGNMPAFQPFFFTSTFPVNVQELVLKVRIQNPNARENDFIEVELDRQELTYRSLLRVCCRELDISTEHVEKIRKLPNTMLRKDKDVARLQDFQELEVVLEKAEGLALLSGAGGLTDRPCYNMKASRLTY; via the exons ATGTCAACGACATCGTTGGATAAGGAATTGCAAGAGCGCTTGAGAGAGGCGTCTGCGATTGGAGACATCGACGAGGTGCGGATTTTAGTGGAAAGCGGAGTAAATGTCAACTCTCAAAACGAAATAAACGGATG GACATGTTTGCATTGGGCATGCAAGAGAAATCACAAACCGGTTGTGTCGTACCTGCTGAACTCTGGCGCTGACCAAGAGATCCTCACTGCTAAAGATGAGCTGGCTGTCCAGCTGACCTCTAAGCCTGAAATCAGAAGACTGTTAGGAG TTGAGGAGGAGGAAGTGCCTGAAATCAAGGAGCCTGAGTTGCCAATCATCCCAAACTACCTGTCCAACCCGCCATTCATGTACAGTAAGATGGACAACAAGGCTGAGCTCATATTGGCACAGTTGACCCAAAATGGCAATGGAGACCACTCATCAGATGACCCACACAGTGACTCAGCTTCCCTGTCGCCCACCCATGAGCAACAGCTGCCTCAGCAACCGCAGAGCCTACTCTCTGACACCCCGAGCCCGAGGGAGGGGGCCTTCATCCCATTGGCGCAGCAGAACGGAGTGTCGCCGAGCCCCGCCTCGTCTCTCACCGTCAACGGAGGCCTGCCTATGGACATCTCCATGGAGCCCCACCTGGTCAACCATGGGGAGTACCCACACTCGGTGGCCCATAATGGGGCTGTGtgctctcctcccctgccctcccccagccccagcaccaccAGCAGTAGCAGCCAAGCCCAGGTGGCTAACGCTAACCCATCTATGACCCGGCAGCAGTCCCTCCCTCAGCAGCTCAACTGTGGCCAGGGTGCTGGGGGTAACATGCCTGCCTTCCAGCCTTTCTTCTTTACCAGTACATTCCCTGTCAATGTGCAAG AACTGGTCCTAAAGGTGCGCATCCAGAACCCCAATGCGCGGGAGAACGACTTCATCGAGGTGGAGCTGGACAGACAGGAGCTGACCTACCGCTCGCTGCTCCGGGTGTGCTGTCGCGAGCTGGACATCAGCACCGAACACGTGGAGAAGATCCGTAAGCTACCCAACACCATGCTACGAAAG GACAAAGATGTGGCTCGGCTGCAGGACTTCCAGGAGTTAGAGGTGGTGCTGGAGAAGGCTGAGGGCCTGGCACTCCTTTCTGGGGCGGGAGGCCTCACCGACAGACCCTGCTACAACATGAAGGCCTCCAGACTCACCTACTAG